The proteins below come from a single Ruegeria sp. SCSIO 43209 genomic window:
- a CDS encoding DUF2484 family protein has protein sequence MNWSIALAGLWGVVANVLAMLPSKDNHWRRAYFLIAVGVPILGYVTYENGPWIGLLVLAAGMSVLRWPVIYLTRWTKAKMQGMKAANK, from the coding sequence ATGAACTGGTCGATTGCGCTTGCCGGTCTGTGGGGTGTTGTCGCCAACGTGTTGGCGATGTTGCCCAGCAAGGACAACCATTGGCGGCGCGCCTATTTCCTGATCGCCGTTGGCGTCCCTATCCTAGGCTATGTCACCTATGAAAATGGTCCATGGATCGGGCTGCTGGTTCTGGCTGCAGGTATGTCAGTTCTGCGTTGGCCGGTGATTTACCTCACCCGTTGGACAAAGGCGAAAATGCAGGGCATGAAGGCGGCGAACAAGTAA
- the mraY gene encoding phospho-N-acetylmuramoyl-pentapeptide-transferase, with protein MLYWLTALSDGGDFWNLFRYITFRAGGAFLTALIFGFLFGKPLINVLRKRQGKGQPIRDDGPEAHLSKAGTPTMGGLLIVGALVTSTLIWARWDNPYVWMVLFVTLAYAAIGFADDYAKVSKQNTKGVSGKMRLALGIIIAVLASLWATLHHPSDLQNQLALPVFKDTLINLGLFYIPFAVIVIVGAANAVNLTDGLDGLAIMPAMIAASTLGVIAYAVGRVDFTEYLDVHYVPGTGEIFIFTSALFGAGLGFLWYNAPPAAVFMGDTGSLALGGALGAIAVATKHELVLAVVGGLFVVEALSVIIQVLYFKRTGKRVFLMAPIHHHYEKKGWAEPTIVIRFWIISLILAMIGLATLKVR; from the coding sequence GGAGGGGATTTCTGGAACCTCTTCCGCTATATCACCTTCCGGGCAGGGGGCGCCTTTCTGACTGCGCTGATCTTTGGGTTTTTGTTCGGAAAACCCTTGATCAACGTATTGCGCAAACGGCAAGGCAAAGGTCAACCGATCCGCGATGACGGCCCCGAAGCGCATCTGTCCAAGGCTGGAACCCCTACCATGGGCGGGCTGCTGATCGTGGGTGCGCTGGTCACCTCGACCCTGATCTGGGCGCGCTGGGACAATCCATATGTCTGGATGGTACTGTTCGTGACGCTGGCCTATGCGGCCATCGGCTTTGCGGACGATTATGCCAAGGTCTCAAAGCAGAACACCAAGGGCGTTTCCGGTAAAATGCGGTTGGCGCTGGGGATCATCATCGCCGTGCTGGCGTCACTCTGGGCGACGCTGCACCATCCCAGCGATTTGCAAAACCAACTGGCTCTGCCGGTGTTCAAGGATACGCTGATCAATCTTGGCCTTTTCTATATCCCCTTTGCGGTGATCGTCATTGTGGGTGCGGCCAACGCGGTGAACCTGACAGATGGTCTGGACGGGCTGGCGATCATGCCCGCGATGATCGCGGCCTCGACCCTTGGTGTGATTGCCTATGCGGTTGGGCGGGTCGACTTCACCGAGTATCTTGATGTTCACTATGTGCCTGGCACCGGTGAAATCTTCATCTTCACTTCAGCGCTGTTCGGTGCGGGGCTGGGATTCTTGTGGTACAACGCCCCTCCGGCGGCGGTTTTCATGGGTGATACCGGATCACTGGCTCTGGGCGGTGCGCTGGGCGCGATCGCCGTGGCTACCAAACACGAGTTGGTATTGGCAGTCGTGGGCGGGCTGTTCGTGGTTGAAGCTTTGAGTGTGATCATCCAGGTTCTTTATTTCAAACGGACCGGAAAGCGCGTGTTCCTGATGGCACCGATCCATCACCATTATGAGAAAAAGGGCTGGGCTGAACCCACCATCGTGATCCGGTTCTGGATCATTTCACTGATCTTAGCGATGATCGGGCTGGCGACGCTGAAAGTCAGATGA
- the ftsW gene encoding putative lipid II flippase FtsW: MTEMVYGAVQDQRGEPILPKWWRTIDRWTMSCVLILFVIGLLLGLASSPPLAGRNGFDPFHYVERQAIFGGLALVAMLLTSMMSPTLVRRLAILGFLASFVALAFLPVFGTDFGKGAVRWYSLGFASLQPSEFLKPGFVVVAAWLLAASQEINGPPGRLWSFALCMSIVAMLVMQPDFGQACLILFGWGVMYFVAGAPMLLLVGMAGAVVLGGMFAYSNSEHFARRIDGFLNQELDPTTQLGYATNAIREGGLFGVGVGEGQVKWSLPDAHTDFIIAVAAEEYGLILVLIIIALYSLIVVRSLLRLMRERDMFIRLAGTGLACMFGVQAMINMGVAVRLLPAKGMTLPFVSYGGSSLIAGGIAVGMLLAFTRTRPQGELGDILRGRG; this comes from the coding sequence ATGACTGAGATGGTGTATGGCGCGGTCCAGGACCAGCGCGGAGAACCGATTCTTCCGAAGTGGTGGCGAACGATTGATCGCTGGACGATGTCCTGCGTTCTGATCCTGTTTGTCATCGGGCTTTTGCTTGGGCTGGCCTCGTCGCCGCCACTGGCGGGGCGTAACGGGTTCGATCCTTTCCACTATGTAGAACGTCAGGCGATCTTTGGCGGGCTGGCGCTGGTCGCGATGCTGCTGACCTCAATGATGTCGCCGACACTGGTGCGGCGGCTGGCGATTCTGGGCTTTCTGGCCTCGTTCGTGGCGCTGGCCTTCTTGCCGGTCTTCGGTACAGACTTTGGCAAAGGCGCGGTGCGCTGGTATTCGCTGGGTTTTGCCTCGTTGCAGCCATCCGAGTTCCTCAAGCCCGGTTTTGTCGTGGTGGCCGCATGGCTGTTGGCCGCATCACAGGAAATCAACGGCCCGCCGGGGCGGTTGTGGTCCTTTGCACTGTGTATGTCCATCGTGGCAATGCTGGTGATGCAGCCCGATTTCGGGCAGGCCTGCCTTATCCTTTTTGGTTGGGGTGTGATGTATTTTGTCGCCGGAGCCCCGATGCTATTGCTGGTCGGCATGGCCGGAGCGGTCGTTCTGGGCGGCATGTTTGCCTATTCCAATTCCGAGCACTTTGCCCGTCGTATCGATGGTTTCCTTAATCAGGAACTCGATCCGACCACCCAGCTTGGGTATGCCACCAATGCCATCCGCGAAGGCGGTCTGTTCGGCGTCGGCGTGGGTGAGGGGCAGGTCAAGTGGTCTCTGCCTGATGCGCATACGGATTTCATCATCGCGGTCGCGGCCGAAGAATACGGGCTGATTTTGGTGCTGATTATCATCGCGCTGTACTCGCTGATCGTTGTGCGTTCGCTGCTGCGGCTGATGCGCGAACGCGACATGTTCATCCGTCTGGCTGGCACTGGTCTGGCCTGCATGTTTGGCGTGCAGGCTATGATCAACATGGGCGTCGCCGTGCGTCTTCTGCCCGCCAAGGGCATGACGTTGCCCTTTGTCAGTTATGGCGGATCGTCTCTGATTGCTGGCGGCATCGCGGTTGGCATGTTGCTGGCCTTCACCCGAACCCGCCCGCAGGGCGAGCTGGGCGACATTCTGCGCGGACGAGGCTGA
- a CDS encoding DUF2484 family protein yields the protein MALSLILACVWVFASTIVAMLPMRLQFPPGVVLFASAPALILWLSLDYGWFVGILAAGGFVSMYRNPIRYYWRKWTGKEVSE from the coding sequence GTGGCGCTATCGCTCATACTCGCCTGCGTCTGGGTCTTCGCTTCCACCATTGTGGCGATGCTGCCGATGCGCCTGCAATTCCCACCGGGTGTTGTACTGTTTGCCAGCGCGCCTGCTCTGATTCTGTGGCTGAGTTTAGACTATGGCTGGTTCGTCGGAATCCTGGCTGCTGGCGGTTTTGTTTCGATGTACCGCAACCCGATCCGCTACTACTGGCGCAAGTGGACGGGTAAAGAGGTGTCGGAATGA
- a CDS encoding UDP-N-acetylglucosamine--N-acetylmuramyl-(pentapeptide) pyrophosphoryl-undecaprenol N-acetylglucosamine transferase, which yields MGKPYLLVAAGGTGGHMFPAQALAEAMLQKGWRVRLSTDPRGARYTGAFPADVEIVEASSATFARGGLAAKMLVGPKIAAGVTGMAVQMMRDKPNVVVGFGGYPSIPALGAAILLKLPRMIHEQNGVLGRVNQLFATRVAQVACGVWPTDLPEGSKGIHTGNPVRASVLERAAAPYIPPGEYPMSVLVMGGSQGARILSDVVPGAIAALPEDLRGYIRVSHQARDEDGERVKAFYADHGIRADVQPFFDDVPRRMSDAQLVVSRSGASSIADISVIGRPSILIPLATAAGDHQTANARGLVQAGGAIMIPENALDVPALTQQMTTVLTNPEAAQQMAHAALSVGAPDATERLVALVEQLAQKETS from the coding sequence ATGGGCAAACCTTATCTACTAGTCGCAGCAGGTGGCACCGGGGGCCACATGTTCCCCGCGCAGGCGTTGGCCGAGGCGATGCTGCAGAAAGGCTGGCGTGTGCGCCTGTCCACCGACCCGCGCGGAGCGCGCTATACCGGCGCGTTCCCCGCAGACGTCGAGATTGTCGAGGCATCCTCGGCCACCTTCGCCCGAGGCGGATTAGCGGCCAAGATGTTGGTTGGACCCAAGATTGCTGCTGGAGTCACTGGCATGGCTGTGCAGATGATGCGTGACAAGCCGAATGTGGTGGTGGGCTTTGGCGGCTATCCGTCGATACCGGCGCTGGGCGCGGCCATCCTGCTGAAGCTGCCGCGTATGATCCATGAACAAAATGGCGTTCTGGGCCGGGTAAACCAACTGTTTGCCACCCGTGTGGCTCAAGTGGCCTGTGGTGTCTGGCCCACCGATTTGCCTGAAGGGTCCAAGGGCATACACACTGGTAACCCGGTTCGCGCCTCCGTTCTTGAACGCGCTGCTGCCCCCTATATCCCGCCTGGGGAGTACCCGATGTCCGTCCTGGTGATGGGCGGCTCTCAGGGCGCACGTATCCTCAGTGACGTGGTGCCGGGTGCCATCGCTGCGCTGCCTGAAGATCTGCGCGGGTATATCCGCGTCTCGCATCAGGCCCGCGATGAGGATGGTGAACGGGTCAAGGCCTTTTACGCCGATCACGGCATACGCGCCGATGTACAGCCTTTCTTTGACGACGTACCTCGCCGTATGTCCGACGCGCAGCTGGTTGTCAGCCGGTCAGGTGCCTCCAGTATCGCCGACATTTCCGTGATTGGCCGCCCGTCGATTTTGATCCCGCTTGCCACGGCTGCCGGAGATCATCAAACAGCCAATGCGCGTGGATTGGTTCAGGCAGGCGGTGCGATCATGATCCCCGAAAACGCCCTTGACGTTCCCGCGCTGACACAGCAAATGACCACGGTTCTCACCAACCCCGAAGCCGCACAGCAAATGGCCCATGCCGCGCTATCGGTCGGGGCACCGGACGCCACCGAGCGTCTGGTCGCCCTTGTCGAGCAACTGGCGCAGAAGGAGACCTCATGA
- a CDS encoding NAD(P)/FAD-dependent oxidoreductase, whose product MDFETIILGAGAAGMMCAAHCGGQALVIDHAKAPGEKIRISGGGRCNFTNMYAGPGNFLSQNPHFSKSALARYTQWDFIELVDRHGIAWHEKTLGQLFCDGSSKQIVQMLLNEMVKAEAELWVQTSLRNLRKTESGFALDVESDGKHIPLTCRNLVLATGGKSIPKMGATGLAYDIAQQFGLQITETRAALVPFTFSDGRFKDLSGVSLPARLSNERSSFDEALLFTHRGLSGPSVLQLSSYWREGEAIWVNLIPDLPLYDLLRDQRQAVGRKALTTELARHLPTRLVEYLAHHIPMKGNLADQSDTALSELIAALSNWRLTPSGTEGYRTAEVTLGGIDTDGLSSKTMEARDVPGLYVIGEAVDVTGWLGGYNFQWAWSSGHAAGSAIASR is encoded by the coding sequence ATGGATTTCGAGACGATCATCCTCGGTGCTGGCGCGGCCGGCATGATGTGCGCAGCCCATTGCGGTGGCCAAGCGCTGGTGATCGACCATGCAAAAGCTCCCGGAGAAAAGATCCGCATCTCGGGTGGTGGACGATGCAATTTCACCAATATGTATGCGGGACCGGGCAATTTCCTGTCTCAGAATCCGCATTTCAGCAAATCAGCGCTGGCGCGATATACACAGTGGGACTTCATCGAACTGGTCGATCGCCATGGCATTGCATGGCATGAAAAAACGCTTGGGCAATTGTTCTGCGACGGGTCTTCAAAACAGATCGTCCAGATGCTGCTGAATGAAATGGTCAAGGCCGAGGCCGAGCTCTGGGTGCAGACGTCGCTGCGCAACTTGCGCAAAACCGAAAGCGGTTTCGCTTTGGATGTCGAAAGCGATGGCAAGCACATCCCTCTGACCTGTCGCAATCTGGTTCTGGCCACGGGTGGCAAATCGATCCCCAAAATGGGCGCGACGGGGTTGGCCTATGACATCGCGCAGCAATTCGGGCTGCAGATAACCGAGACACGGGCGGCGCTGGTGCCGTTCACCTTCTCGGACGGTCGGTTCAAGGATCTGTCCGGCGTCTCTTTGCCCGCTCGACTATCAAACGAGCGCAGCAGTTTCGACGAGGCTTTGTTGTTCACCCATCGCGGGTTGAGCGGTCCTTCGGTGCTGCAATTGTCTTCGTACTGGCGCGAGGGTGAGGCAATATGGGTCAACCTGATCCCCGATTTGCCTTTATACGATCTGCTTCGCGATCAGCGGCAGGCTGTTGGGCGCAAGGCGCTGACCACCGAATTGGCACGCCACCTGCCCACGCGTCTGGTGGAATACCTCGCACACCATATCCCGATGAAGGGCAATCTTGCGGATCAGTCTGACACGGCGCTGTCGGAACTGATCGCCGCATTGTCCAACTGGCGGCTTACGCCGTCGGGCACCGAAGGTTATCGCACCGCCGAGGTCACTCTGGGCGGGATCGACACGGATGGGCTGTCGTCCAAAACGATGGAGGCCAGGGATGTCCCCGGCCTCTATGTCATTGGTGAAGCGGTGGATGTCACCGGCTGGCTGGGCGGTTACAATTTCCAATGGGCGTGGTCCTCGGGCCACGCCGCAGGAAGTGCCATCGCAAGCCGTTAG
- the murD gene encoding UDP-N-acetylmuramoyl-L-alanine--D-glutamate ligase, which produces MIPVKGFSGQKVAVLGLGRSGLTTARALRAGRAEPICWDDNPAAREAAEVEGFSCVDLRRHGAFDDIAALIVSPGIPHLYPAPNPVVAAALEAGVPVDNDIGLFFRSFAGPEWNNYDIPPRVIAVTGSNGKSTTAALIQHILTEAGRDSQLAGNIGRGVLDIGPGGDGSVVVLELSSYQTELARALTPDVAVFTNLSPDHLDRHGGMGGYFAAKRRLFAEGGPDRAVIGIDEAEGAFLAGQLAEGPSDDRVIRVSVARKLTGSGWQVFARKGFLSEYRKGRQAGSIDLREIKGLPGAHNHQNACAAYAACRSLGLAPRVIEDALHSFPGLPHRSQIIAEADGVTYVNDSKATNVDSALKALSAFKKIRWICGGLEKEGGLEALNGAGDHVIKAYVIGREAASFAMQLQADAQVCTTMEAAVMQAMADAQPGETVLLAPAAASFDQYDNFEQRGDDFVVQVKKRL; this is translated from the coding sequence ATGATCCCGGTCAAAGGGTTTTCAGGGCAGAAAGTAGCGGTTCTGGGGCTAGGTCGGTCGGGTCTGACCACCGCACGAGCGCTGCGCGCTGGCAGGGCTGAGCCGATCTGCTGGGATGACAACCCCGCCGCGCGTGAAGCGGCAGAGGTCGAGGGATTCTCGTGTGTCGATCTGCGCCGCCACGGGGCGTTTGACGATATTGCCGCACTAATTGTCTCGCCCGGCATCCCTCATCTCTACCCCGCGCCGAACCCGGTTGTGGCCGCTGCGTTGGAAGCCGGAGTTCCGGTCGACAATGATATAGGTCTGTTCTTTCGCTCTTTCGCAGGCCCTGAATGGAACAACTACGACATCCCACCGCGCGTCATCGCGGTGACGGGATCGAATGGCAAATCAACCACCGCTGCGTTGATCCAACATATCCTGACCGAGGCCGGGCGCGACTCGCAACTGGCGGGTAACATTGGGCGCGGCGTGCTGGACATCGGCCCAGGTGGCGATGGATCTGTCGTGGTACTGGAGCTATCGAGCTACCAAACCGAACTGGCCCGCGCACTGACGCCGGATGTGGCGGTTTTCACCAATCTTTCACCTGATCACTTGGATCGACATGGTGGAATGGGTGGTTACTTTGCCGCCAAACGTCGCCTGTTCGCCGAAGGAGGTCCAGACCGCGCCGTGATCGGGATAGATGAGGCCGAGGGCGCGTTTCTGGCCGGGCAACTGGCCGAGGGACCGTCGGATGACCGGGTGATCCGCGTCTCGGTGGCGCGCAAGCTGACCGGGTCGGGTTGGCAGGTCTTTGCCCGCAAGGGTTTCCTGTCGGAATACCGCAAGGGCCGTCAGGCCGGATCGATCGACCTGCGTGAGATCAAGGGCCTGCCCGGTGCGCATAATCACCAGAACGCCTGCGCCGCCTATGCCGCCTGTCGCTCATTGGGCCTTGCGCCGCGCGTCATAGAAGATGCGCTGCATAGTTTCCCCGGTCTGCCGCATCGTAGCCAGATCATCGCCGAGGCGGATGGCGTGACCTATGTGAACGACTCGAAAGCCACCAACGTAGATAGCGCCCTCAAAGCGTTGAGCGCGTTCAAGAAGATACGTTGGATCTGTGGCGGGCTTGAGAAAGAAGGCGGGCTTGAGGCGCTGAACGGGGCAGGGGACCACGTAATCAAGGCCTACGTCATCGGGCGTGAGGCGGCGAGCTTTGCAATGCAGTTGCAGGCCGATGCGCAAGTCTGCACCACTATGGAAGCGGCGGTTATGCAGGCCATGGCCGATGCGCAGCCCGGTGAAACCGTTCTATTGGCACCTGCTGCGGCCAGTTTCGACCAGTATGACAACTTCGAACAACGTGGCGATGACTTCGTGGTTCAGGTTAAAAAACGCCTCTGA
- the murC gene encoding UDP-N-acetylmuramate--L-alanine ligase — MNPATKLPQDVGPIHFVGIGGIGMSGIAEVLLNLGYRVQGSDLKTSKITDRLAGLGAEIFEGQRAENLQNAAVVVVSTAIKPGNPELDEARAQGLPVVRRADMLAELMRLRSNIAIAGTHGKTTTTTMMAELMVAGDFDPTVINGGIIHAYGSNARMGQGEWMVVEADESDGSFNRLPATIAIVTNIDPEHMEHWGDFDQLRDGFYEFVSNLPFYGLAVCCTDHAEVQALVGRISDRRVRTYGFNAQADVRAENLTYKGGVAHFDIHLRHEDKVIEGCTLPMPGDHNVSNALSAVAVARHLGMKASEIRDALADFGGVNRRFTKVGEINGVTIIDDYGHHPVEIAAVLKAARQATEGRVIAVHQPHRYSRLSDLFDDFCTCFNDADVVAIAEVFAAGEDPIEGASRDDLVQGLIRHGHRHARAILNEEDLARLVREQARPGDMVVCLGAGTISTWANGLPDRLIAKAS, encoded by the coding sequence ATGAATCCAGCAACCAAACTGCCGCAGGACGTCGGACCGATCCACTTCGTGGGCATCGGTGGGATCGGGATGTCGGGTATCGCAGAGGTGCTTTTGAACCTTGGCTACCGTGTACAAGGTTCGGACTTGAAAACCTCGAAGATTACTGACCGGCTGGCTGGGCTGGGTGCTGAGATTTTCGAAGGCCAGCGTGCCGAGAACTTGCAGAACGCCGCCGTGGTCGTGGTCTCAACTGCGATCAAACCGGGGAACCCGGAACTGGACGAGGCACGCGCGCAGGGCCTGCCCGTCGTCCGTCGCGCCGACATGCTGGCGGAACTCATGCGCCTGCGCTCGAACATTGCCATCGCCGGAACTCACGGTAAGACCACAACAACCACTATGATGGCGGAACTGATGGTCGCCGGCGATTTCGATCCCACCGTCATCAATGGCGGCATCATCCACGCCTATGGGAGCAACGCCCGCATGGGGCAGGGCGAATGGATGGTGGTTGAAGCGGATGAGAGCGACGGCTCATTCAATCGCCTGCCTGCAACCATCGCCATCGTCACCAATATCGACCCCGAGCATATGGAGCACTGGGGCGATTTCGACCAACTGCGCGACGGGTTTTACGAGTTCGTCTCGAACCTGCCGTTTTATGGCTTGGCCGTCTGCTGCACAGATCATGCCGAGGTGCAGGCGCTTGTTGGCCGCATCTCCGACCGCCGCGTGCGCACCTATGGTTTCAACGCACAGGCCGATGTGCGGGCCGAAAACCTGACCTATAAGGGTGGCGTCGCCCATTTCGACATCCACCTACGCCATGAAGACAAGGTGATCGAAGGTTGCACCTTGCCAATGCCCGGCGACCACAATGTCTCTAATGCGCTGAGCGCCGTGGCCGTGGCCCGTCATCTGGGCATGAAGGCCAGTGAAATCCGCGATGCGCTGGCCGATTTCGGCGGCGTCAACCGCCGCTTTACCAAGGTCGGGGAAATTAACGGCGTCACCATCATCGACGATTACGGCCACCACCCGGTCGAAATCGCCGCCGTTCTCAAGGCCGCACGTCAGGCCACCGAGGGCCGCGTCATCGCAGTCCACCAGCCGCACCGCTACTCCCGCCTGTCCGACCTGTTCGACGATTTCTGCACCTGCTTCAACGACGCCGACGTGGTCGCTATTGCGGAGGTCTTTGCTGCAGGCGAAGATCCGATCGAAGGTGCCAGCCGTGACGATCTTGTGCAGGGCCTGATCCGCCACGGCCACCGCCACGCGCGCGCGATCTTGAACGAAGAAGACCTGGCCCGCCTTGTCCGTGAACAGGCCCGCCCGGGCGATATGGTCGTCTGCCTCGGCGCAGGTACGATCAGCACCTGGGCCAACGGTTTGCCTGACCGGTTAATCGCCAAAGCGAGCTAA
- the murB gene encoding UDP-N-acetylmuramate dehydrogenase: MSELPDVRGRLSAARSLSELTWLRVGGPADYLFQPADTEDLQSFLRDLPADVPIFPMGVGSNLIVRDGGLRAVVIRLGRGFNGISVDGNTVSAGAAALDAHVARKAADGGVDLTFLRTIPGSIGGAVRMNAGCYGSYTADVLQKATVVNRAGEIVDLTPQDFSFRYRQSDLPEGAVLISATFQGPSGDPAELHARMEAQLKKRDETQPTKDRSAGSTFRNPAGFSSTGRADDVHDLKAWKVIDDAGMRGATKGGAQMSPKHSNFLINTGDATAADLEGLGEEVRKKVYETSGITLEWEIMRVGDPLKE; the protein is encoded by the coding sequence ATGAGCGAGCTGCCCGACGTCCGTGGCCGCCTGTCCGCGGCGCGTTCTCTTTCCGAACTCACCTGGCTGCGCGTCGGCGGACCAGCGGATTATCTGTTTCAACCCGCCGATACCGAAGACCTTCAGTCGTTTCTGCGTGATCTGCCTGCGGATGTTCCCATCTTTCCTATGGGTGTCGGATCCAATCTGATCGTCCGTGATGGTGGTCTGCGGGCGGTGGTGATCCGATTGGGGCGCGGGTTCAATGGTATCTCGGTCGACGGCAATACCGTCAGCGCGGGTGCCGCCGCGCTGGATGCGCATGTGGCGCGTAAAGCAGCGGATGGAGGTGTGGACCTGACTTTCCTGCGCACGATACCCGGGTCGATCGGCGGGGCCGTGCGCATGAACGCGGGCTGTTACGGCAGCTATACTGCGGATGTGCTGCAAAAGGCTACCGTAGTCAACCGCGCCGGAGAGATCGTGGACCTGACCCCGCAAGACTTCAGCTTCCGCTATCGCCAGTCCGACCTGCCCGAAGGCGCGGTGCTGATCTCGGCGACGTTTCAAGGCCCCTCGGGCGATCCAGCTGAGCTGCACGCTCGCATGGAGGCGCAGCTAAAAAAGCGCGACGAAACTCAACCCACCAAGGACCGCAGCGCCGGGTCGACCTTCCGTAATCCAGCCGGGTTCTCGTCGACTGGGCGCGCGGACGATGTGCATGACCTCAAGGCGTGGAAAGTGATCGATGACGCGGGTATGCGCGGGGCCACCAAAGGTGGTGCGCAGATGAGCCCCAAGCACTCGAATTTCTTGATCAACACGGGCGATGCGACCGCCGCGGACCTGGAAGGTCTGGGTGAAGAGGTGCGAAAAAAGGTTTACGAAACAAGCGGCATCACGCTAGAGTGGGAAATCATGCGGGTCGGTGATCCGCTGAAAGAATAA
- a CDS encoding cupin domain-containing protein, giving the protein MRFPNFITDFPRLDVPFPEDVVQTAVIRSDAGLVAFFTFLKEMELPLHSHGAQWGTVVEGEIELTIGGETKVYLPGDSYSIPAGVEHGGRIKAGSRVIDVFEEPDRYPIKD; this is encoded by the coding sequence ATGCGTTTTCCAAACTTCATTACAGACTTTCCAAGACTAGACGTGCCATTTCCCGAAGACGTTGTGCAGACGGCGGTCATTCGATCTGATGCTGGTTTGGTCGCCTTTTTTACTTTTCTTAAAGAAATGGAACTCCCACTACATTCACATGGTGCCCAATGGGGTACGGTGGTGGAAGGAGAAATTGAACTCACCATTGGCGGCGAGACGAAAGTTTATCTGCCCGGCGACAGCTATTCTATCCCAGCCGGAGTGGAGCATGGCGGGCGCATCAAGGCGGGTTCCCGAGTGATCGATGTGTTTGAAGAGCCTGACAGATACCCCATCAAAGACTGA
- a CDS encoding glycine zipper family protein, with product MPNRKLLLVVPALLAAAACTNTGANYQPVIDGPVGPNYNSDLYQCQQLAASQASVDGSTAGNAAIGAAGAAAVTGIVQDSSDNLGRAAVAGALVGAGADVINKNQNKEVIVRNCMRGRGYNVVG from the coding sequence ATGCCAAACCGTAAACTTCTTTTGGTCGTTCCCGCACTGCTGGCGGCTGCGGCCTGCACCAATACCGGGGCGAACTATCAGCCCGTGATCGATGGCCCGGTGGGTCCGAACTACAACTCGGACCTCTATCAGTGCCAGCAGCTTGCAGCCTCGCAGGCCAGCGTTGACGGATCGACCGCAGGCAACGCCGCAATCGGTGCCGCAGGTGCCGCAGCCGTCACCGGCATCGTTCAGGACAGCAGCGACAATCTGGGTCGCGCCGCAGTTGCAGGCGCGCTGGTTGGTGCAGGTGCTGATGTGATCAACAAGAACCAGAACAAAGAAGTCATCGTGCGCAATTGCATGCGCGGACGTGGATACAACGTCGTAGGCTAA